From the genome of Candidatus Methylopumilus rimovensis, one region includes:
- a CDS encoding polysaccharide biosynthesis protein yields MKKWPFSFRSALAFMHDITVAIFAWYSAFLLRFNFNIPLEQMALMKSTIIMVLAVEAITLISFGLYKGAWRYASLADLKRILAGTFVSSVILVSMLFITNIETHVPRSILILNPILLILMMSGSRIIYRALKERQIYGENFQKGRPVFIIGAVKTALSLIRDLSQSPEWQVIGILDNDKSMHGREVLGLKVFGPIELLTKMYERFKFRHVIIALPLDSYKEKRFIFNLANKLKIEIFTIPAIDDLMSGRLNISQIRRVDVEDLLGRESVELDNSGLENLIKNNVVMITGAGGSIGSELSRQVLKFKPRLLICFDLSEYALYQLEQSFIPDQIQVNILYIVGDVKNELRLRNLISQYQPSLVFHAAAYKHVPMMENDNVTEAISNNALGTYQFAKSCLDLGVEKFILVSTDKAVNPTNVMGATKRLAEMICQGLQQEDGTRFVIVRFGNVLASSGSVIPKFRTQIADGGPVTVTHPDITRYFMSIPEAAQLVMQAGLMGEGGEIFILDMGEPVKIVDLARDMIKFSGFQENEIDIKFTGLRPGEKLYEELIADGEDSTLTKHKKVRVAKARKFDANLLIDLLSWIESSHDFDENTLKESLAHWVKGYSPDLNVKQKNNFKSH; encoded by the coding sequence ATGAAAAAATGGCCCTTTAGCTTTAGAAGCGCGTTAGCTTTTATGCATGATATTACTGTTGCAATATTTGCATGGTATAGCGCTTTTTTGCTTCGCTTCAATTTTAATATACCATTAGAACAAATGGCTTTAATGAAGAGCACCATTATTATGGTCCTTGCTGTAGAAGCTATTACTTTAATTTCCTTTGGCCTATACAAAGGCGCATGGCGTTATGCAAGCCTCGCCGATCTGAAGCGTATTTTAGCTGGCACATTTGTCTCTTCAGTTATTCTAGTTTCGATGTTATTTATTACGAATATCGAAACACATGTACCTCGTTCTATTTTAATACTGAATCCTATTCTGTTAATTCTGATGATGAGTGGCAGCAGAATTATTTATCGTGCACTTAAAGAGCGTCAAATTTATGGTGAAAATTTTCAGAAGGGCAGACCAGTTTTTATCATTGGTGCTGTTAAAACCGCTCTTTCACTTATAAGAGATTTGTCACAAAGTCCGGAATGGCAAGTGATTGGTATATTAGATAATGATAAGAGTATGCATGGGCGAGAAGTTTTAGGTTTAAAAGTTTTTGGTCCAATTGAATTGTTAACTAAAATGTATGAGCGATTCAAATTTCGTCATGTCATCATTGCACTGCCTTTAGATTCTTATAAAGAAAAACGCTTCATATTTAACTTAGCGAATAAACTTAAAATTGAAATATTCACAATTCCTGCTATTGATGATCTTATGAGCGGCCGGTTAAATATTTCGCAAATTCGCCGCGTGGATGTAGAAGATTTACTTGGACGAGAGAGTGTTGAGCTGGATAATTCTGGATTGGAAAATTTAATCAAAAATAACGTGGTTATGATAACAGGTGCCGGAGGCTCGATAGGCTCAGAGCTTAGTCGCCAAGTTTTAAAATTTAAACCTCGGTTGCTTATCTGTTTTGACCTTTCTGAATACGCACTATATCAACTTGAGCAATCCTTTATTCCAGATCAAATTCAAGTGAATATTTTATATATTGTTGGAGACGTAAAAAACGAATTGCGATTACGTAATTTGATTTCTCAATATCAGCCAAGTTTAGTTTTTCATGCAGCTGCTTATAAGCATGTGCCAATGATGGAAAATGATAATGTAACTGAAGCAATATCTAACAACGCACTAGGCACTTATCAATTTGCTAAAAGTTGTCTTGATTTAGGCGTTGAAAAATTCATCTTAGTTTCTACAGACAAAGCAGTTAATCCTACCAATGTCATGGGGGCAACAAAACGTTTAGCAGAAATGATTTGCCAAGGCCTTCAACAAGAAGATGGCACACGTTTTGTAATAGTACGCTTCGGTAATGTATTAGCAAGTAGTGGCAGTGTCATTCCAAAATTTCGCACACAAATTGCCGATGGCGGTCCAGTCACTGTGACTCATCCAGATATTACAAGATACTTCATGTCAATTCCGGAGGCAGCTCAATTAGTGATGCAAGCAGGTTTAATGGGGGAGGGTGGGGAGATATTTATTTTAGACATGGGTGAACCAGTTAAAATAGTCGATTTAGCCCGTGACATGATTAAATTTTCTGGCTTTCAAGAAAATGAAATTGATATTAAATTTACCGGTCTTCGTCCAGGTGAAAAACTATATGAAGAGCTAATTGCTGATGGTGAAGATTCCACTCTCACAAAACACAAAAAAGTCAGAGTCGCTAAAGCAAGAAAATTTGATGCTAATCTCTTAATTGATCTATTATCTTGGATTGAATCTAGCCACGATTTTGATGAAAACACTCTTAAGGAAAGCCTTGCCCATTGGGTTAAGGGCTATTCACCGGACTTAAACGTTAAGCAAAAAAATAATTTTAAGAGTCATTAA